One region of Culex pipiens pallens isolate TS chromosome 2, TS_CPP_V2, whole genome shotgun sequence genomic DNA includes:
- the LOC120425194 gene encoding uncharacterized protein LOC120425194, translating to MDLNAEQQICLFDRLPNEVLRLIFRQLKFADLLQLSTVCHRWNQVIFHHCNDSILFKPERCDNLCEDRSYKHLDLSVCGFPVPSKAHPEYWFEETMLEKLARWQATSVTMCQHDAHIEQLFRILSHFPRIDSLNWCICSKMQSCMMTHKRFLAMLENHMPCVRHLSILCNFVNSIDLLMDLAPNLVELHVIVPGRLLCKLCKCNQLGNLQSLKLEVDTCTRLERLKSFRFDEFITFLKSLAKLQKLSLGIDDQTLIASIIGSGLDIKELEITKNRECNLGILRGLRNLEVFRTDSQYIHTDKNFQDFFRPMPQVTVVDIDHAVNVDIERLALMFPDLKVLRMRSRLNWWSISRELFIVFSMLHNLEELSLRVGSISNGMLELFELKNLLPKLRKITLADCGVEPPDLTVLGSILRKPTLRKLHIESDRLRRSPVPTSSYIIPGVNPVCEVYVNGEFVQR from the exons ATGGATTTAAACGCCGAGCAGCAAATTTGCCTCTTCGACCGACTCCCGAATGAG GTTTTGCGGCTTATTTTCCGGCAGCTAAAGTTCGCCGATTTGCTACAGCTGTCTACGGTGTGTCACCGGTGGAACCAGGTCATCTTTCACCACTGCAACGACAGCATTCTGTTCAAGCCGGAGCGATGTGACAATCTTTGCGAAGATCGCAGTTACAAGCACCTTGATTTGAGCGTTTGCGGCTTTCCGGTGCCTTCAAAAGCCCACCCGGAGTACTGGTTTGAGGAAACGATGCTGGAAAAGCTGGCCAGATGGCAGGCCACGAGTGTGACCATGTGTCAACACGATGCCCATATCGAACAGCTGTTTCGGATCCTGTCCCACTTCCCGCGGATCGATTCGCTCAACTGGTGCATCTGCAGCAAGATGCAATCGTGCATGATGACGCACAAGCGGTTCCTGGCTATGTTAGAAAATCACATGCCGTGCGTGCGTCACCTATCGATTCTGTGCAACTTTGTAAACTCGATCGACCTGTTGATGGATTTGGCGCCCAATCTCGTCGAGCTGCACGTGATCGTTCCGGGCCGACTGCTGTGCAAGCTGTGCAAGTGCAACCAACTTGGCAACTTGCAATCGTTAAAACTTGAAGTCGACACTTGCACCCGGCTGGAACGTCTGAAATCATTCCGTTTCGATGAATTCATCACGTTTTTGAAATCCCTCGCCAAACTGCAAAAACTTTCGCTCGGAATCGACGACCAGACCCTCATCGCGTCCATCATCGGATCAGGTCTCGACATCAAGGAGCTGGAAATCACCAAAAACCGCGAGTGCAACCTGGGGATCCTGCGCGGCCTCCGAAACCTCGAGGTCTTCCGCACCGACTCCCAGTACATTCACACGGACAAAAACTTCCAGGACTTTTTCCGCCCGATGCCGCAAGTGACCGTGGTGGACATCGACCATGCCGTCAACGTAGACATCGAGCGACTCGCGCTCATGTTCCCCGATCTGAAGGTGCTCCGGATGCGGTCCCGCCTCAACTGGTGGAGCATTAGCCGCGAGCTGTTTATCGTGTTCTCGATGCTGCACAACCTGGAGGAACTGTCGCTGCGCGTCGGTTCCATCTCCAACGGAATGCTGGAGCTCTTCGAGCTTAAAAATTTACTCCCGAAGCTGCGCAAAATCACGCTGGCCGATTGTGGCGTTGAACCG CCCGATTTAACCGTGCTCGGAAGCATCCTGCGGAAGCCGACCCTGCGCAAGCTGCACATCGAGTCGGACCGGTTGAGGCGCAGCCCGGTGCCAACCTCGTCCTATATCATTCCCGGTGTCAACCCGGTCTGTGAAGTGTACGTGAACGGAGAATTTGTGCAGCGTTAA